One stretch of Meriones unguiculatus strain TT.TT164.6M chromosome 7, Bangor_MerUng_6.1, whole genome shotgun sequence DNA includes these proteins:
- the Degs2 gene encoding sphingolipid delta(4)-desaturase/C4-monooxygenase DES2 isoform X1, with protein sequence MGNSAGRSDFEWVYSDQPHTQRRKEMLAKYPAIKALMRPDPHIKWTVTGMVLVQLLACWLVRGLSWRWLFFWAYAFGGCINHSLTLAIHDISHNTAFGTSCSYRNRWFGIFANLPIGLPYASSFKKYHVDHHRYLGGDGLDVDIPTNFEGWFFCTPARKVLWLILQPFIYTLRPLYVHPKAITRMEMLNTLVQMAADVTIFALWGIKPIAYLIASSFLGLGLHPISGHFVAEHYMFLKGHETYSYYGPLNWITFNVGYHMEHHDFPSIPGCYLPLVRKIAPEYYDHLPQYYSWVKVLWDFVFEDSLGPYSRVKRKVKLVKNCL encoded by the exons CCAAGTACCCAGCCATCAAGGCCCTGATGCGGCCAGACCCCCACATCAAATGGACGGTGACGGGAATGGTGCTGGTGCAGTTACTGGCCTGCTGGCTGGTGCGGGGGCTCTCTTGGCGATGGCTGTTCTTTTGGGCCTATGCCTTCGGTGGCTGCATCAACCACTCACTGACACTGGCCATCCACGACATCTCGCACAATACTGCCTTTGGCACAAGCTGTTCCTACCGCAACCGCtggtttggcatctttgccaatcTGCCAATTGGCTTACCCTATGCCTCATCCTTCAAGAAGTACCACGTGGACCACCACCGTTACCTGGGTGGCGACGGGCTGGACGTGGACATTCCCACGAACTTTGAAGGCTGGTTCTTCTGCACTCCGGCCCGCAAAGTGCTCTGGCTGATACTGCAACCCTTCATCTACACTCTGCGGCCGCTCTATGTGCACCCCAAGGCGATAACGCGGATGGAGATGCTCAACACCCTGGTGCAGATGGCAGCTGACGTCACCATCTTTGCCCTCTGGGGGATCAAGCCCATAGCCTACCTGATAGCCAGCTCCTTCCTGGGCTTGGGCCTGCATCCTATCTCTGGCCACTTCGTGGCTGAGCATTACATGTTCCTGAAGGGCCATGAGACTTATTCCTACTATGGGCCCCTCAACTGGATCACCTTCAATGTGGGCTACCACATGGAGCACCATGACTTCCCCAGCATCCCCGGCTGCTATCTGCCACTG GTGCGGAAGATTGCACCTGAGTACTACGACCACCTGCCGCAGTACTACTCCTGGGTGAAGGTGCTCTGGGACTTTGTATTTGAGGACTCTCTGGGACCCTACTCCAGGGTTAAGCGCAAGGTTAAGCTGGTAAAGAACTGCCTGTGA
- the Degs2 gene encoding sphingolipid delta(4)-desaturase/C4-monooxygenase DES2 isoform X2, with product MRPDPHIKWTVTGMVLVQLLACWLVRGLSWRWLFFWAYAFGGCINHSLTLAIHDISHNTAFGTSCSYRNRWFGIFANLPIGLPYASSFKKYHVDHHRYLGGDGLDVDIPTNFEGWFFCTPARKVLWLILQPFIYTLRPLYVHPKAITRMEMLNTLVQMAADVTIFALWGIKPIAYLIASSFLGLGLHPISGHFVAEHYMFLKGHETYSYYGPLNWITFNVGYHMEHHDFPSIPGCYLPLVRKIAPEYYDHLPQYYSWVKVLWDFVFEDSLGPYSRVKRKVKLVKNCL from the exons ATGCGGCCAGACCCCCACATCAAATGGACGGTGACGGGAATGGTGCTGGTGCAGTTACTGGCCTGCTGGCTGGTGCGGGGGCTCTCTTGGCGATGGCTGTTCTTTTGGGCCTATGCCTTCGGTGGCTGCATCAACCACTCACTGACACTGGCCATCCACGACATCTCGCACAATACTGCCTTTGGCACAAGCTGTTCCTACCGCAACCGCtggtttggcatctttgccaatcTGCCAATTGGCTTACCCTATGCCTCATCCTTCAAGAAGTACCACGTGGACCACCACCGTTACCTGGGTGGCGACGGGCTGGACGTGGACATTCCCACGAACTTTGAAGGCTGGTTCTTCTGCACTCCGGCCCGCAAAGTGCTCTGGCTGATACTGCAACCCTTCATCTACACTCTGCGGCCGCTCTATGTGCACCCCAAGGCGATAACGCGGATGGAGATGCTCAACACCCTGGTGCAGATGGCAGCTGACGTCACCATCTTTGCCCTCTGGGGGATCAAGCCCATAGCCTACCTGATAGCCAGCTCCTTCCTGGGCTTGGGCCTGCATCCTATCTCTGGCCACTTCGTGGCTGAGCATTACATGTTCCTGAAGGGCCATGAGACTTATTCCTACTATGGGCCCCTCAACTGGATCACCTTCAATGTGGGCTACCACATGGAGCACCATGACTTCCCCAGCATCCCCGGCTGCTATCTGCCACTG GTGCGGAAGATTGCACCTGAGTACTACGACCACCTGCCGCAGTACTACTCCTGGGTGAAGGTGCTCTGGGACTTTGTATTTGAGGACTCTCTGGGACCCTACTCCAGGGTTAAGCGCAAGGTTAAGCTGGTAAAGAACTGCCTGTGA